In the Anaerosporomusa subterranea genome, one interval contains:
- a CDS encoding acyltransferase produces MSQRIVAIEHIRGLAMLGVIGIHTGAWSLSNPDVNIHLFALFEIVSRFSVPIFFFITAFGIFYQPDQRSEGLTSIPFSRIRAVFIPYLSWSLLYMASYTFFYDDTTIWQLPKLSEYLLFGLASYQLYFLVILLVFLLCLPLLWLLAVWLAARPLSRLTGLLILQILFNAYSSYSFKPTVSDYWLKLLIEYRLNYWLLHYLWIFMLGAVFALRHLQWQDELKQWQATVRGCFWGSLTLMLGSYYFVVLGLGFSLERAAFTIHQLSPMGVIYTGAAALYLSQVLANPQPPAVTQLLNILAKHSFFIYLVHPFVMSGLSEVVTNYQLVMTVPISLLFFSATVVISLILSYAVLRLSQQFPAVSLLLTGKVPRQRAQE; encoded by the coding sequence ATGTCACAGCGAATCGTAGCCATTGAACATATTCGCGGCCTAGCGATGCTAGGTGTCATCGGTATTCATACCGGTGCTTGGTCGTTGTCAAATCCGGATGTCAATATTCATTTGTTCGCTCTGTTTGAGATCGTCTCCCGCTTTTCTGTACCGATCTTTTTCTTTATCACCGCGTTTGGCATCTTTTATCAACCTGACCAGCGGAGTGAGGGATTGACGTCAATTCCATTTAGCCGAATTCGGGCTGTATTCATACCATATCTTTCTTGGTCTCTACTGTATATGGCCAGCTATACCTTCTTCTATGACGACACGACAATCTGGCAACTGCCAAAGCTATCAGAGTATCTATTGTTTGGCTTAGCCTCATACCAGTTATATTTTTTGGTGATTCTGCTCGTATTTCTCCTGTGCCTGCCGCTGCTTTGGCTGCTGGCAGTTTGGCTGGCAGCTCGGCCTTTATCACGTCTGACTGGCTTGTTAATTTTGCAGATTCTATTTAATGCCTATTCGAGTTATTCATTTAAGCCAACAGTAAGTGATTACTGGCTGAAGCTGTTAATCGAATACCGATTGAACTATTGGTTACTGCATTATCTCTGGATTTTCATGCTCGGAGCCGTATTTGCGCTGCGCCATCTGCAATGGCAGGATGAGCTCAAGCAGTGGCAGGCAACTGTCAGGGGCTGTTTCTGGGGTTCACTCACCTTGATGTTAGGCTCCTATTATTTCGTCGTATTAGGACTGGGATTTTCACTGGAACGAGCAGCGTTCACCATTCATCAGCTCAGCCCGATGGGGGTAATTTATACTGGGGCTGCTGCGCTATATTTAAGTCAGGTATTGGCAAATCCGCAACCACCTGCTGTGACGCAGCTCTTGAACATTTTAGCCAAGCATTCGTTCTTTATCTATTTGGTTCATCCCTTTGTTATGAGCGGCCTTAGCGAGGTCGTGACGAACTATCAGTTGGTGATGACGGTGCCAATTTCACTGTTGTTCTTTAGCGCCACAGTCGTCATCAGCTTGATCCTGTCGTACGCGGTGCTGCGCTTGAGCCAGCAGTTTCCTGCCGTATCCCTGCTACTGACTGGCAAAGTCCCCCGCCAACGAGCGCAGGAGTAA
- a CDS encoding peroxiredoxin, with protein MEEVVLGVQAPDFRLSGVGGDAQLSDYRGKKVVLYFYPRDNTAGCSNQALGFRELANDFAALGAVILGVSRDSLASHEKFAAKLELPFLLLSDGEGVVCELYQVLKEKNLYGKKSIGIERSTFIIDEKGIVRHIFRKVKVAGHAEAVLQLLKQL; from the coding sequence ATGGAAGAAGTAGTTCTTGGAGTCCAGGCGCCAGACTTTCGTCTTAGTGGGGTTGGCGGTGACGCCCAGCTTAGCGATTATCGGGGCAAAAAGGTTGTTCTGTATTTCTACCCGCGTGACAACACCGCTGGCTGTAGCAATCAAGCTCTCGGGTTTCGCGAACTGGCAAATGACTTCGCAGCCTTGGGAGCAGTCATTTTGGGAGTAAGCCGGGATAGTTTAGCCTCACACGAGAAATTCGCCGCTAAGCTCGAACTGCCGTTTTTGCTGTTAAGTGATGGCGAAGGCGTGGTGTGCGAGCTATACCAGGTATTGAAAGAAAAAAATCTCTATGGCAAAAAATCAATCGGCATCGAACGTTCCACATTTATTATTGACGAGAAGGGAATCGTTCGTCACATTTTCCGTAAGGTCAAAGTGGCTGGTCATGCCGAAGCGGTACTTCAGTTGTTAAAACAGCTGTAA
- a CDS encoding DMT family transporter yields MSIRPPLLYVALTAVSLLWGTSFAAAQIGMRELAPLHLVTLRFLLASLVMALMLRSMTDNKIERIDLPQFVILGFMAITSYFWIQYTALQYTTSIDAALIIATSPIATALLSAITGGERLGWRSVTGILAAFGGVVLVITKGSFNALFQSTNIIGELLLLCNALVWAGFTLYGKTVMKKYRPFVAIAYIHIIGTLMLLPAALIPGLFAAEPIWQALSRITLPTVGAALYLALLCSVYAYYIWYVGIETIGAVRTAVFSYMNPLFAIIAGLLFMGETLSPFVLIGGIFVLGGVYWINSASNNHKDPSNENRSQHVTANRSH; encoded by the coding sequence ATGTCCATACGTCCACCACTTCTTTATGTTGCTTTAACCGCAGTGTCCCTGCTATGGGGCACATCATTCGCTGCTGCTCAAATCGGCATGCGCGAATTGGCGCCGCTACATCTGGTAACTTTACGATTTCTCCTGGCTTCGCTCGTCATGGCGCTAATGCTGCGTTCCATGACTGACAACAAGATCGAACGCATTGATTTACCTCAGTTTGTCATCTTAGGATTTATGGCGATTACTTCGTATTTCTGGATTCAATACACAGCCCTGCAGTATACCACTAGTATTGACGCTGCGCTAATTATCGCGACCAGTCCGATCGCTACTGCGCTGCTGTCTGCCATAACCGGCGGCGAGCGTCTGGGATGGCGAAGTGTGACTGGTATTCTCGCTGCGTTTGGCGGGGTCGTGCTGGTCATTACCAAAGGCAGTTTCAACGCGCTGTTTCAGTCAACAAACATTATCGGCGAATTATTGCTGCTTTGCAACGCGTTGGTTTGGGCAGGATTCACACTCTATGGAAAAACGGTAATGAAAAAATATCGTCCATTTGTCGCTATTGCCTACATCCATATTATCGGCACACTCATGCTGTTGCCAGCGGCGTTGATCCCCGGCCTATTCGCAGCGGAGCCGATTTGGCAGGCTCTAAGTAGGATAACATTGCCCACCGTGGGCGCGGCGTTGTATCTCGCCTTACTCTGTTCTGTTTACGCATACTATATTTGGTATGTCGGGATCGAAACTATTGGCGCGGTCCGAACGGCGGTATTCAGCTATATGAATCCATTATTCGCGATTATTGCTGGCCTGCTATTCATGGGAGAAACCCTCAGCCCTTTTGTATTAATTGGCGGTATATTCGTATTAGGCGGAGTCTACTGGATCAATTCGGCTAGCAACAATCACAAAGACCCGAGTAACGAGAATAGGAGTCAACATGTCACAGCGAATCGTAGCCATTGA
- the dat gene encoding D-amino-acid transaminase — MKPLGLVDGRIVDLSENVVPMEDRGHQFGDGVYEVTRLYNGKLFAFHAHMERLFRSLRELRIPVVYTEEDLRTAHQALVDESGITEAGIYLQITRGVAPRGHNFPENTVPRLTMSIRPANNATATLAKTGAKGLFTEDERWLRCDIKSLNLLGNVLAKQKAKENGCFEAIMFRENGVVTEGTSSTFMVVKGGVIWTHPLTKLILPSVTRKIIIDQILPGLDVPVIEKTFDVAFAKAADEAFVCGTQTEIMPLIALDNQPVGNGAVGPIAKKIQDAYQAIIDKECDRK, encoded by the coding sequence ATGAAGCCACTAGGGTTAGTTGATGGACGTATTGTTGATCTATCGGAAAATGTCGTGCCAATGGAAGATCGCGGTCATCAATTCGGCGATGGGGTTTATGAAGTTACTCGTCTGTACAATGGCAAACTGTTCGCCTTCCATGCGCACATGGAGCGCCTATTTCGCTCGTTGCGCGAACTGCGCATTCCGGTTGTCTACACAGAGGAAGACCTGCGCACCGCACATCAAGCGCTGGTCGACGAAAGCGGCATTACAGAAGCCGGCATTTATTTGCAGATTACCCGTGGCGTTGCGCCGCGCGGCCATAACTTCCCCGAGAACACGGTGCCCCGGCTGACCATGTCAATCCGGCCGGCTAACAACGCTACCGCTACCTTGGCGAAAACGGGCGCGAAGGGCCTTTTCACCGAAGATGAGCGCTGGCTGCGCTGCGATATTAAATCCCTAAACCTGCTAGGTAACGTTCTGGCTAAGCAGAAGGCTAAAGAAAATGGCTGCTTTGAGGCGATTATGTTCCGTGAAAACGGCGTAGTCACTGAAGGCACCTCGAGCACGTTCATGGTCGTCAAAGGCGGCGTGATCTGGACCCATCCCTTGACTAAGCTTATCCTGCCCAGCGTCACCCGCAAAATCATTATTGATCAAATTCTTCCAGGTCTTGACGTGCCAGTCATTGAGAAGACCTTTGACGTTGCGTTTGCCAAAGCAGCTGACGAAGCGTTTGTCTGCGGCACCCAGACAGAAATTATGCCACTGATCGCGCTCGACAACCAGCCGGTCGGCAACGGTGCTGTAGGCCCGATCGCCAAGAAGATTCAAGACGCATACCAGGCGATCATCGACAAGGAATGCGACAGAAAATAA